A portion of the Megalobrama amblycephala isolate DHTTF-2021 linkage group LG23, ASM1881202v1, whole genome shotgun sequence genome contains these proteins:
- the sh3tc2 gene encoding SH3 domain and tetratricopeptide repeat-containing protein 2 isoform X5 gives MACCCCCPIPCLRNCFPFSDEEAEAEAEVEAEVRSREIYWRRKETFSGSSTISSAGERFSPDVVLLFSGRRRSSVSPDGELQEALRTRLRVVESNSQDVVQLFKDLSARLVSVHAEKDSFVITFKTVEEIWKFSTYLALGYVARCLENFLCDQSLWLDPALLSDVEICVTVDEDHLATLYLGLLLQEGTFFAKTLYNSDCREEEEELTYRRNDLVMVKDIGQEAMWEGTLLSTGQHGLVPVHDMQPLPYPFYQWFLKKYPGNAGGIPVTEGLFDHPVVVGTCVAIVDHYPMGKDELHLRQGDLIKIEGFLLNTLNMFIGRHLTSGEIGFVHKAHVKPENIEPLDGQLVFLSKEERAALSKLNPCLEPSQSDVLANLFSTDISTVYRLDRLDDSDFTYIRNHPKSAEQKTTVDQRKSTISEKSDVTPYHSSPRHSFYASRNHLDRDSEILSFSLEDTFREMDEYEEDPPNFMDEGIWEADEAERCDPILTLLNLEYFQDSFQTLYDLSYSFLDTFFNGLPEDEVLQHLENFREGAKKGRMLWAHRRACFLLGRLCAKKLKFSQARVYFEEALKVPVNGFDDKPLLIALYTNLTAVYLKQKMMDKLPFTLEKASALILCLPCHNFCSVDEFELLKPIMRKAIIEKDKYLEARVCYLSLCLFIRLRKIEDALPFVERLQFLTMTLSVEEGRPTAPIDLNWMLCRLYHKKYLPYLTLASLSLDSGQEHSLDDAFQKIELFIKNSARLNPHWKESNSVLPAQVVVYLQQALSIASQGEDLRTQRDLCLSLASVYQQHGALMKAVPFAQQAAQTGCQINEEEGFEASILLAWLLVLTEEPIQAQNSLHPLLKSLNETDSPTQRGVVYNLLALCLRKQGRVQEAARNFHCALQISRENGNKRNEALALANLGCLSLSVGASGLAECFLLNSLHLFQFLSESPTDQEHVQALLWLGRSYKDRGGSQEVRICFEMGLLIAISANNLHSQMVVAKVLSRHYADLLLYGQCIVYYEHCVGLCRTLKNKQLEGEYLELLSNLYLSLNTEKSSRKSLDYSKQSLRISIDLGKRQEESETWLQVGRIYYLIHEDELADMYLQAAVKTALRMNDPCFALSIYEEAGDVFFKGHRNQLAAVPFYRDGSLPFARSIKDVHSEFRLLSKLTELLMKQKQYEEALQYATLAVQVSATTAVPLNERVSFHRLASVYFALEKYEMAENYYLKSLSLCPTALEHAIEVRYYAKVYCRLADLTLYRLKDAFDAMGYYHLALAAALEDKESLSTLYIIYMKLAEIHANHMPDAELCKNYMDRAQSLRRELAGYTDSSDTEETHQDLAEAASDIQTKAGQSDSSSGTSTLTESSLTDTSLTIDAQKESELILSNLSHKEDTDTNISEETDTGPADNISPETSCPDNTNHIHESRMKEGLTILL, from the exons ATggcatgctgctgctgctgtccaATTCCGTGCCTCAGAAACTGCTTTCCATTTTCAG ATGAGGAAGCGGAGGCTGAGGCCGAGGTGGAGGCAGAAGTCAGAAGCAGAGAGATTTACTGGAGGAGGAAGGAAACATTCAGCGGAAGCAGCACAATATCTTCAGCAGGAGAACGCTTCTCTCCAG atgttgttttgttgtttagcGGGAGGCGACGATCTAGTGTATCACCTGATGGTGAGCTTCAGGAGGCGTTACGTACCAGACTCCGAGTAGTAGAGAGCAACAGTCAGGATGTCGTCCAGCTCTTCAAG GATCTGTCTGCACGACTAGTGTCTGTTCATGCTGAAAAAGACAGCTTTGTCATCACCTTTAAGACTGTCGAGGAGATCTGGAAGTTCTCCACTTACCTGGCACTCG GATATGTAGCAAGATGTCTTGAAAACTTTCTCTGTGACCAGTCACTCTGGCTGGACCCTGCATTACTGAGTGATGTTGAGATCTGTGTAACAGTGGATGAAGACCACTTAGCTACTCTTTACTTAGGACTTCTACTACAGGAAG GTACATTCTTTGCCAAGACTTTATACAACAGTGACTGcagagaggaggaagaggagctgACCTACAGGAGGAATGACCTGGTCATGGTGAAAGACATAGGACAAGAGGCCATGTGGGAGGGTACGCTGCTGTCCACGGGCCAACATGGTCTAGTCCCTGTGCATGATATGCAGCCTCTGCCTTATCCGTTTTATCA GTGGTTCCTTAAGAAATATCCTGGAAATGCAGGAGGGATTCCAGTTACAGAAGGCCTCTTTGATCATCCTGTTG TGGTGGGGACCTGTGTGGCAATAGTGGACCATTACCCAATGGGTAAAGATGAGCTGCACTTACGCCAGGGAGACCTAATCAAGATTGAAGGATTTCTTCTCAATACTCTGAACATGTTCATAGGAAGACACCTCACCAGTGGAGAGATAGGATTTGTTCACAAGGCCCATGTAAAACCTGAGAATATCGAGCCTCT CGATGGACAATTGGTCTTTCTGAGTAAGGAGGAAAGGGCAGCCCTATCTAAACTTAACCCTTGCCTTGAGCCCTCTCAGTCTGATGTACTGGCAAATCTATTCTCAACTGACATAAGCACTGTGTACAGATTGG ATAGACTTGATGACTCTGATTTCACTTACATAAGAAACCATCCAAAGTCAG CAGAGCAGAAAACTACAGTGGATCAAAGAAAGAGCACCATATCTGAAAAGAGTGATGTAACTCCCTACCACTCATCCCCACGGCATTCATTCTATGCCTCTCGGAATCATCTGGACCGGGACTCTGAGATCCTCTCTTTCAGCCTGGAGGACACCTTTAGAGAGATGGATGAATATGAGGAAGACCCTCCAAACTTCATGGATGAAGGTATCTGGGAGGCTGATGAAGCAGAGAGGTGTGACCCAATCTTGACCCTCCTCAACCTGGAATATTTCCAGGACAGTTTTCAAACTCTTTACGACCTTTCTTACTCTTTTCTGGACACTTTCTTCAATGGCCTTCCAGAAGACGAGGTGCTTCAACATCTGGAAAACTTTCGGGAAGGAGCCAAGAAAGGCAGGATGCTCTGGGCCCACCGGCGAGCCTGCTTCCTCCTTGGCCGGCTATGTGCCAAGAAACTAAAGTTCTCACAAGCACGAGTGTACTTTGAGGAGGCTCTAAAAGTCCCTGTAAATGGTTTTGATGACAAGCCACTTCTAATTGCCCTGTACACCAATCTTACTGCTGTTTACCTCAAACAGAAGATGATGGACAAGCTGCCATTCACACTGGAGAAGGCAAGTGCTCTGATTCTGTGTCTTCCCTGCCACAACTTCTGCTCTGTGGATGAGTTTGAACTGCTGAAACCAATCATGCGCAAAGCCATAATTGAAAAAGACAAGTACCTAGAGGCTCGGGTATGCTACCTCTCCCTCTGTCTCTTCATCCGTCTAAGGAAAATAGAGGATGCTTTACCTTTTGTAGAGAGGCTTCAGTTCCTTACCATGACACTGTCTGTGGAAGAAGGGAGGCCAACTGCTCCAATTGATCTCAACTGGATGCTGTGCAGGCTTTATCATAAAAAGTATTTGCCCTACCTCACATTAGCTTCTTTAAGTCTAGACTCAGGGCAAGAGCATTCCTTAGATGATGCATTCCAGAAAATTGAACTCTTTATCAAAAACTCAGCAAGGCTTAATCCTCACTGGAAGGAAAGTAATTCTGTGCTTCCTGCACAGGTGGTGGTTTACCTTCAGCAGGCCTTGTCCATAGCTAGTCAAGGGGAAGACCTGAGGACTCAAAGGGACCTGTGCCTGAGCCTAGCAAGTGTTTACCAGCAGCATGGAGCTCTAATGAAGGCCGTGCCCTTTGCCCAACAGGCAGCACAAACTGGATGTCAAATTAATGAGGAGGAGGGCTTTGAGGCATCCATACTGCTGGCCTGGCTCTTGGTCCTAACGGAGGAACCCATACAAGCTCAGAACTCTCTGCACCCTCTGCTTAAGTCTTTGAATGAAACAGACAGTCCAACACAGCGTGGTGTAGTCTACAATCTTCTAGCCCTATGTCTCCGCAAACAGGGCAGAGTTCAGGAGGCAGCAAGAAACTTTCATTGCGCTCTGCAAATCTCCAGAGAGAATGGAAACAAGCGTAATGAAGCACTAGCTCTGGCTAACTTGGGTTGCTTGTCCCTGTCTGTAGGAGCTTCGGGCCTAGCAGAGTGTTTCCTGCTTAATTCCCTGCACCTATTCCAGTTTCTCTCAGAGAGCCCCACAGATCAGGAGCATGTCCAGGCTCTGCTCTGGCTGGGCAGGAGCTACAAGGATAGAGGAGGGAGTCAGGAAGTCAGAATATGCTTTGAGATGGGCCTCCTCATTGCTATTAGTGCCAACAATCTTCACA GTCAAATGGTTGTGGCAAAAGTTCTAAGTCGGCATTACGCTGACTTGCTGCTGTATGGACAGTGCATTGTTTACTATGAGCACTGTGTGGGCCTGTGCAGAACACTGAAGAATAAACAGCTAGAAGGAGAATACCTGGAACTCCTCAGCAACCTGTATCTCTCACTCAACACTGAGAA GTCATCAAGGAAGTCTCTTGATTACTCAAAGCAAAGCTTAAGGATCTCCATAGACTTGGGAAAAAGACAGGAAGAGTCAGAGACATGGCTGCAAGTGGGCCGTATCTACTATCTGATCCATGAAGATGAACTGGCTGACATGTACCTACAG GCAGCAGTAAAGACAGCCCTGAGGATGAACGACCCATGTTTTGCTTTGAGCATTTATGAGGAAGCAGGAGATGTGTTTTTTAAAGGACACAGAAACCAACTGGCTGCCGTACCTTTTTATAGG gatGGGAGTTTGCCATTTGCACGCAGCATTAAGGATGTGCACTCAGAGTTCAGGCTTTTGAGCAAACTCACAGAGCTCCTGATGAAGCAGAAGCAGTACGAGGAAGCACTGCAGTATGCCACACTCGCAGTGCAGGTCAGCGCCACAACTG CTGTTCCTTTGAATGAGAGAGTGTCCTTCCATCGTCTTGCATCAGTGTACTTCGCTCTAGAGAAGTATGAGATGGCTGAGAACTACTACCTGAAGTCTCTTTCACTCTGCCCCACTGCACTTGAACATGCTATTGAAGTTCGGTactatgctaaagtgtactgcAGACTGGCTGATCTGACCCTATACAGATTAAAG GATGCGTTTGATGCCATGGGCTACTACCATTTAGCTCTGGCAGCCGCCCTGGAGGACAAAGAAAGCCTAAGCACACTGTACATAATCTACATGAAACTCGCAGAGATCCATGCCAACCACATGCCTGATGCCGAACTGTGTAAGAACTACATGGACAGAGCGCAAAGTCTAAGGAGGGAACTGGCAGGATACACCGACTCTAGTGACACAGAAGAAACACATCAAGACCTGGCCGAGGCAGCATCTGACATTCAGACCAAAGCTGGTCAGTCAGACTCCAGCAGTGGCACAAGTACTCTCACAGAGTCCAGCCTGACTGACACCAGCCTCACAATCGATGCCCAGAAAGAGTCTGAGCTCATACTCTCTAACTTGAGTCACAAAGAAGACACGGACACTAACATATCAGAGGAAACAGACACAGGGCCTGCTGATAATATCAGTCCGGAGACTAGCTGTCCCGACAATACAAACCACATTCATGAAAGCAGAATGAAGGAGGGCTTGACTATTCTATTGTAA
- the sh3tc2 gene encoding SH3 domain and tetratricopeptide repeat-containing protein 2 isoform X4 produces the protein MGNRFTHEAISPAELDALWNDPPYTLAAVSELFPPNDAMTADEEAEAEAEVEAEVRSREIYWRRKETFSGSSTISSAGERFSPDVVLLFSGRRRSSVSPDGELQEALRTRLRVVESNSQDVVQLFKDLSARLVSVHAEKDSFVITFKTVEEIWKFSTYLALGYVARCLENFLCDQSLWLDPALLSDVEICVTVDEDHLATLYLGLLLQEGTFFAKTLYNSDCREEEEELTYRRNDLVMVKDIGQEAMWEGTLLSTGQHGLVPVHDMQPLPYPFYQWFLKKYPGNAGGIPVTEGLFDHPVVVGTCVAIVDHYPMGKDELHLRQGDLIKIEGFLLNTLNMFIGRHLTSGEIGFVHKAHVKPENIEPLDGQLVFLSKEERAALSKLNPCLEPSQSDVLANLFSTDISTVYRLDRLDDSDFTYIRNHPKSAEQKTTVDQRKSTISEKSDVTPYHSSPRHSFYASRNHLDRDSEILSFSLEDTFREMDEYEEDPPNFMDEGIWEADEAERCDPILTLLNLEYFQDSFQTLYDLSYSFLDTFFNGLPEDEVLQHLENFREGAKKGRMLWAHRRACFLLGRLCAKKLKFSQARVYFEEALKVPVNGFDDKPLLIALYTNLTAVYLKQKMMDKLPFTLEKASALILCLPCHNFCSVDEFELLKPIMRKAIIEKDKYLEARVCYLSLCLFIRLRKIEDALPFVERLQFLTMTLSVEEGRPTAPIDLNWMLCRLYHKKYLPYLTLASLSLDSGQEHSLDDAFQKIELFIKNSARLNPHWKESNSVLPAQVVVYLQQALSIASQGEDLRTQRDLCLSLASVYQQHGALMKAVPFAQQAAQTGCQINEEEGFEASILLAWLLVLTEEPIQAQNSLHPLLKSLNETDSPTQRGVVYNLLALCLRKQGRVQEAARNFHCALQISRENGNKRNEALALANLGCLSLSVGASGLAECFLLNSLHLFQFLSESPTDQEHVQALLWLGRSYKDRGGSQEVRICFEMGLLIAISANNLHSQMVVAKVLSRHYADLLLYGQCIVYYEHCVGLCRTLKNKQLEGEYLELLSNLYLSLNTEKSSRKSLDYSKQSLRISIDLGKRQEESETWLQVGRIYYLIHEDELADMYLQAAVKTALRMNDPCFALSIYEEAGDVFFKGHRNQLAAVPFYRDGSLPFARSIKDVHSEFRLLSKLTELLMKQKQYEEALQYATLAVQVSATTAVPLNERVSFHRLASVYFALEKYEMAENYYLKSLSLCPTALEHAIEVRYYAKVYCRLADLTLYRLKDAFDAMGYYHLALAAALEDKESLSTLYIIYMKLAEIHANHMPDAELCKNYMDRAQSLRRELAGYTDSSDTEETHQDLAEAASDIQTKAGQSDSSSGTSTLTESSLTDTSLTIDAQKESELILSNLSHKEDTDTNISEETDTGPADNISPETSCPDNTNHIHESRMKEGLTILL, from the exons ATGGGTAATAGATTTACCCATGAAG CGATATCACCCGCTGAGCTCGATGCCTTATGGAATGACCCTCCATACACTTTAGCAGCCGTCAGTGAGCTCTTTCCGCCCAATGACGCCATGACCGCTG ATGAGGAAGCGGAGGCTGAGGCCGAGGTGGAGGCAGAAGTCAGAAGCAGAGAGATTTACTGGAGGAGGAAGGAAACATTCAGCGGAAGCAGCACAATATCTTCAGCAGGAGAACGCTTCTCTCCAG atgttgttttgttgtttagcGGGAGGCGACGATCTAGTGTATCACCTGATGGTGAGCTTCAGGAGGCGTTACGTACCAGACTCCGAGTAGTAGAGAGCAACAGTCAGGATGTCGTCCAGCTCTTCAAG GATCTGTCTGCACGACTAGTGTCTGTTCATGCTGAAAAAGACAGCTTTGTCATCACCTTTAAGACTGTCGAGGAGATCTGGAAGTTCTCCACTTACCTGGCACTCG GATATGTAGCAAGATGTCTTGAAAACTTTCTCTGTGACCAGTCACTCTGGCTGGACCCTGCATTACTGAGTGATGTTGAGATCTGTGTAACAGTGGATGAAGACCACTTAGCTACTCTTTACTTAGGACTTCTACTACAGGAAG GTACATTCTTTGCCAAGACTTTATACAACAGTGACTGcagagaggaggaagaggagctgACCTACAGGAGGAATGACCTGGTCATGGTGAAAGACATAGGACAAGAGGCCATGTGGGAGGGTACGCTGCTGTCCACGGGCCAACATGGTCTAGTCCCTGTGCATGATATGCAGCCTCTGCCTTATCCGTTTTATCA GTGGTTCCTTAAGAAATATCCTGGAAATGCAGGAGGGATTCCAGTTACAGAAGGCCTCTTTGATCATCCTGTTG TGGTGGGGACCTGTGTGGCAATAGTGGACCATTACCCAATGGGTAAAGATGAGCTGCACTTACGCCAGGGAGACCTAATCAAGATTGAAGGATTTCTTCTCAATACTCTGAACATGTTCATAGGAAGACACCTCACCAGTGGAGAGATAGGATTTGTTCACAAGGCCCATGTAAAACCTGAGAATATCGAGCCTCT CGATGGACAATTGGTCTTTCTGAGTAAGGAGGAAAGGGCAGCCCTATCTAAACTTAACCCTTGCCTTGAGCCCTCTCAGTCTGATGTACTGGCAAATCTATTCTCAACTGACATAAGCACTGTGTACAGATTGG ATAGACTTGATGACTCTGATTTCACTTACATAAGAAACCATCCAAAGTCAG CAGAGCAGAAAACTACAGTGGATCAAAGAAAGAGCACCATATCTGAAAAGAGTGATGTAACTCCCTACCACTCATCCCCACGGCATTCATTCTATGCCTCTCGGAATCATCTGGACCGGGACTCTGAGATCCTCTCTTTCAGCCTGGAGGACACCTTTAGAGAGATGGATGAATATGAGGAAGACCCTCCAAACTTCATGGATGAAGGTATCTGGGAGGCTGATGAAGCAGAGAGGTGTGACCCAATCTTGACCCTCCTCAACCTGGAATATTTCCAGGACAGTTTTCAAACTCTTTACGACCTTTCTTACTCTTTTCTGGACACTTTCTTCAATGGCCTTCCAGAAGACGAGGTGCTTCAACATCTGGAAAACTTTCGGGAAGGAGCCAAGAAAGGCAGGATGCTCTGGGCCCACCGGCGAGCCTGCTTCCTCCTTGGCCGGCTATGTGCCAAGAAACTAAAGTTCTCACAAGCACGAGTGTACTTTGAGGAGGCTCTAAAAGTCCCTGTAAATGGTTTTGATGACAAGCCACTTCTAATTGCCCTGTACACCAATCTTACTGCTGTTTACCTCAAACAGAAGATGATGGACAAGCTGCCATTCACACTGGAGAAGGCAAGTGCTCTGATTCTGTGTCTTCCCTGCCACAACTTCTGCTCTGTGGATGAGTTTGAACTGCTGAAACCAATCATGCGCAAAGCCATAATTGAAAAAGACAAGTACCTAGAGGCTCGGGTATGCTACCTCTCCCTCTGTCTCTTCATCCGTCTAAGGAAAATAGAGGATGCTTTACCTTTTGTAGAGAGGCTTCAGTTCCTTACCATGACACTGTCTGTGGAAGAAGGGAGGCCAACTGCTCCAATTGATCTCAACTGGATGCTGTGCAGGCTTTATCATAAAAAGTATTTGCCCTACCTCACATTAGCTTCTTTAAGTCTAGACTCAGGGCAAGAGCATTCCTTAGATGATGCATTCCAGAAAATTGAACTCTTTATCAAAAACTCAGCAAGGCTTAATCCTCACTGGAAGGAAAGTAATTCTGTGCTTCCTGCACAGGTGGTGGTTTACCTTCAGCAGGCCTTGTCCATAGCTAGTCAAGGGGAAGACCTGAGGACTCAAAGGGACCTGTGCCTGAGCCTAGCAAGTGTTTACCAGCAGCATGGAGCTCTAATGAAGGCCGTGCCCTTTGCCCAACAGGCAGCACAAACTGGATGTCAAATTAATGAGGAGGAGGGCTTTGAGGCATCCATACTGCTGGCCTGGCTCTTGGTCCTAACGGAGGAACCCATACAAGCTCAGAACTCTCTGCACCCTCTGCTTAAGTCTTTGAATGAAACAGACAGTCCAACACAGCGTGGTGTAGTCTACAATCTTCTAGCCCTATGTCTCCGCAAACAGGGCAGAGTTCAGGAGGCAGCAAGAAACTTTCATTGCGCTCTGCAAATCTCCAGAGAGAATGGAAACAAGCGTAATGAAGCACTAGCTCTGGCTAACTTGGGTTGCTTGTCCCTGTCTGTAGGAGCTTCGGGCCTAGCAGAGTGTTTCCTGCTTAATTCCCTGCACCTATTCCAGTTTCTCTCAGAGAGCCCCACAGATCAGGAGCATGTCCAGGCTCTGCTCTGGCTGGGCAGGAGCTACAAGGATAGAGGAGGGAGTCAGGAAGTCAGAATATGCTTTGAGATGGGCCTCCTCATTGCTATTAGTGCCAACAATCTTCACA GTCAAATGGTTGTGGCAAAAGTTCTAAGTCGGCATTACGCTGACTTGCTGCTGTATGGACAGTGCATTGTTTACTATGAGCACTGTGTGGGCCTGTGCAGAACACTGAAGAATAAACAGCTAGAAGGAGAATACCTGGAACTCCTCAGCAACCTGTATCTCTCACTCAACACTGAGAA GTCATCAAGGAAGTCTCTTGATTACTCAAAGCAAAGCTTAAGGATCTCCATAGACTTGGGAAAAAGACAGGAAGAGTCAGAGACATGGCTGCAAGTGGGCCGTATCTACTATCTGATCCATGAAGATGAACTGGCTGACATGTACCTACAG GCAGCAGTAAAGACAGCCCTGAGGATGAACGACCCATGTTTTGCTTTGAGCATTTATGAGGAAGCAGGAGATGTGTTTTTTAAAGGACACAGAAACCAACTGGCTGCCGTACCTTTTTATAGG gatGGGAGTTTGCCATTTGCACGCAGCATTAAGGATGTGCACTCAGAGTTCAGGCTTTTGAGCAAACTCACAGAGCTCCTGATGAAGCAGAAGCAGTACGAGGAAGCACTGCAGTATGCCACACTCGCAGTGCAGGTCAGCGCCACAACTG CTGTTCCTTTGAATGAGAGAGTGTCCTTCCATCGTCTTGCATCAGTGTACTTCGCTCTAGAGAAGTATGAGATGGCTGAGAACTACTACCTGAAGTCTCTTTCACTCTGCCCCACTGCACTTGAACATGCTATTGAAGTTCGGTactatgctaaagtgtactgcAGACTGGCTGATCTGACCCTATACAGATTAAAG GATGCGTTTGATGCCATGGGCTACTACCATTTAGCTCTGGCAGCCGCCCTGGAGGACAAAGAAAGCCTAAGCACACTGTACATAATCTACATGAAACTCGCAGAGATCCATGCCAACCACATGCCTGATGCCGAACTGTGTAAGAACTACATGGACAGAGCGCAAAGTCTAAGGAGGGAACTGGCAGGATACACCGACTCTAGTGACACAGAAGAAACACATCAAGACCTGGCCGAGGCAGCATCTGACATTCAGACCAAAGCTGGTCAGTCAGACTCCAGCAGTGGCACAAGTACTCTCACAGAGTCCAGCCTGACTGACACCAGCCTCACAATCGATGCCCAGAAAGAGTCTGAGCTCATACTCTCTAACTTGAGTCACAAAGAAGACACGGACACTAACATATCAGAGGAAACAGACACAGGGCCTGCTGATAATATCAGTCCGGAGACTAGCTGTCCCGACAATACAAACCACATTCATGAAAGCAGAATGAAGGAGGGCTTGACTATTCTATTGTAA